ATAGTCTCATATAGTTAGAATTATGACTACAATTTTCAATTTATAATTGTATGCAAACGTATGCTTGCTGTTGGATGTAAAATCATTCATGTTTCTATACCAACAGCTTAACCATTTAGGAGAGAAGATATATGACAGCATATGTCCAAATGGTTCATAATTTATTAAATGTTGCCCCAATCTccttaataaattttgaaatctaaGAAAATAAAGAGGTGGATGGTCCTATGCATTGTTCACATTTCAAGCCCAATGGCTTCTTGCGTGAGGGTGTTGATATAAAATCACTCACATTCCACTACCTGACAGCTTAAACCTCCTGATGTGGTTCATAATATTAACAACACATGCTTGTCACATATAGCCACAAATTAtggtaaaaaaatttattcatagcAAGACCTATGGCCTGTCAATTCCCCAATAACCAATTATAAAGTAATATTAAAGAATACAAAATGCTAGGCTGTTCCTTGTGTCCATTTAGAAAACACACAAGCTAATTTTAGAAGTCAAGTACATCCGTGTATCTTTATAATTCCTTCAAGAAACCTTGTACTCTTTTGACATTGGCTCATAAGGCCTAAAATCTATATATGCACTACCAAAAATGGCAGACGAAGAGATAAGAATCTTACCTAGGTACTCAAGCTCAAAGAAACCTCCAATGCGAGCTATGACAAAATCTCGAGGCTTTGCAAGGCCAGTATCACAAGATTGAAGTATCAGACAACCTTGCTGAAGAACTTGAACAAACAGGCACTGCAAACCTTTGGTGTCTTGCCTACCACTAATCCCACCGAAGGGGAAAATGTTGCTGTCAAGCAATTCTCCCCTTGAATCTGTCCATATGCATACAAGCCAACGCCAGTCTTCTGTCCATCCATAGCAACAATGtaggctaggaagggtcttttGATCAGATCCAGATCCATCAATGCTTGAAGCAGAATCTGCACTTCCTGTAGTATTTTGCATATAATTGCCACTACCATCATCTGCCATTGTTTTTGAAGAATCTGAATTGGGGCTACCAACAGCAGAAACACCATGTTCCACAGAACCTGGTTCTGCAAGAATAAAAAGGGGTTCAAACATATAACGAGTCTCATCTTGAAGAAAATGGTCTACAGATCTACTTGGGTCACAGCTCAACCCCCCAGTCCTAGTTGGTTGCCAAGAATTATCCCATGTACCAGTCCTCAAGCTAGCATCAATGTCACCCTCTCTTGGGATAGAATGTCCTGTCATTCGAGGACCAACACAGTCTTTCCACATGCCAGAGATAGGAGAAGGCATTTGAGTTAAGACAGAGTGAGATCTACTCGAAAATGCTGATTGAGAAAAATCACTAGAAACTCCCCTTGAAATTCGACGAGCCTTGCTGTATACAGTAAAAGCGGTCTCTTTCAAAATGACAAGCTCACTAACTGATGGACTTGTGACTCTGAAGATAGCATCAACTGTAACTATCTGTAAGACCAATTTGGGAATACTAAATCCAGAAAGCACAAGAATGTTAGAAGCCGAAGTTTCATCAACAGTTGCCGAGACATTTAATGCCTTCGAAACTTGACTATGCAACAATGATCTTCTCTCTCTGTCTGATTGTTGGATAACTGAACCGATGGCAACAGAAGATTCAATTACAGTTTGCAAGACTGCAGAAGGATCAGGAAAAGGGCACACCACATAGATTACCTAAATataacacaaataaaaatagatgAGATTAAATACATCTAGAGACATAGAAATATCTACTGAGAGGCAGAATGGAGAAAAAATATACTATGAGAAAGTTATTTTCTTATATGAATCGTATAATGGTATCAGTAACTTAAACAATACAACCAATCAACAATTTGGCAATTAAAACCTTGCCAAAAAGTTTGATGTTTGATATACTTAGCGCCAAGGGACTTATAATAACCATTGAATCTACATAATCAAGCCAAACTAGCCACTCACCATACATGAACTGTTACTTCCTTCACTGGGGTTTGAGGAGAAGCAAGAACCAAGTTTCAAAGCTCTAAGTGcctttgaaagagatttgagatAGCTTGTCAGGTCCCAACCAttagataaagataaaaagtaATCACTTATTGAACCAACAAGAGATGCATTGCTGCTCTCAATCTTCATAGATTGGGGGCAATCTAGTAAAACAAAACCGCAAGATGACAACTTCCCCGACTCTATCTCCATCTGATTCCCCAAGCCTTGAGGTGAATGAGTACCTAGCTTGCATGTCTCATACACTGAAagagaatataaaaaataagattgATAAACAATTCAACGGTAAGAGTGAAAGGACAAAATTAGATGAAACTTAAATCAGCAATCATAGAGCATGGAAATCTTAAAGCATTCTACTAACACAGCATAGCACTACTGTTACATTCAATTAGTAAGACTCATTGATGTTCAGAAACATAGACTTCTCTAAGTACCTCACGTACCACTTGCTATTTCCATTCAAGAAAGATAATTCTATCCCAAGACACAGTATGGGAAGCCCAAAGTCCCTTATTGTGTAGTATCGTACGCTTGGTGTTCTATTTTGTCCCTATTAAGGGTACGGTTACCCGATTTCCTCGGTTCTTATAAGCTAGCTATTAACATAGGAGAAGCACTTCCTTTCATACAACACCAAGCATCCCAAACTACTTGACGTGGGACTTTAAGTATCGCATACAAACCAATGTCTTTATCATAATCCTAGTAGCCTCTTGCATATTTCGAAATATGTAATAGGCCATAAATACAAATGCAATTGCTAGACCATAAAGAATTATTTGTTTCAAGCATGTGCTCAGTAGTGATTATCAAACAGTCTCAACTTGAAGCATATTGCTCACCTGTTCCTAGTTGTTGGAAAAAATCAGCAGCAGCAGAGGTAAGTGGATCAATGTCAGGACATACAACATGATAGGTAAGCTGCAACCAACAATCAATTTAATGATAATATGGGATTAATGGGATTAacagatattttttatatataaatattaatcaACCTTCGTTTAACAGTGTAAGGATTTTGGACAGAATAGATGTCTAATAACACATCTGACCCTCTATAATAAAGTGGCCGAGAGTTCAATGCATGGTGTCCCAATGCTTCTAATTAAGAAAATATAATGATCAAGTTCATGCGAGCCTCAAGCTAAAAGTCTTCCATAATGGGTTTGATAGATATAAAACATTTATTAGATGGTTAGATGTAGGACCATGAATAGCTTTTATTATAACTCTAACATGCCCCCTCAAAGAAGCATGGATATTTCACAAGCATGCCTACCTAATATGAAGTTTCAATTAGAATAATGAGTAACAAGGATCAAAATATATACCACTTGAACACAAGTTCTAATAACACACATGAACCATATCTCATGAAAGAATAAGCTCGTAGATAAACTTCTGGGAGGGAGAGATTGTTAATGACAGAAAAGCATGGTTTTTCAACTCTTTACCTTCAAGATAAATGAGGATATATGAAACTCAGCAAGGTTGCACTCATTACAGTAGCAATCGGATATTATAAACTTACAGGTTTTGGAAGACCATAGGGTTCGAGAGGAGCCTTTTCCCAGTGCTGCAGGCAGTTTGCTGACGTCTTCAGCCAATCGTCTTGATACCTATTGGACAAATTTGCATGAGTGGTTAACTACATTCCAAACTTCCGAGTTCTACATGCCAAACATTGTTTTCTTCAAACATAAATGATAAACTATGCACATACCCTACAAGTAATGAAGGAAATGGAAGAGCAATGATGGTAGGCTTTAGCCGTGGACAAGGCTGCTGCTCTGACTCTGAACTGCACATATCTTGGCCAGATCTCCTTTGAGAATTCTCCTCCACCTTAGCACCATCAATCATGTTGGAAACTGCACATACAATCAAACTCTATCAGCATGATGAAAGAAAAAACTTCCAGCACTCGTAAAAGAAAACTCTTACCCTTAATACTGGATGATCCACCAATAGATGACTGGGATGGACTCATTGGTTCTGAGGAATCCCTACATTCACTAATGCCAGACTCAGCAGAAACCCCATCAAGTATACTTCCAGTGTCAACTGATTGATTGCGTCCTTTGCACCAATCAGTCACAGAAAGTGGCCCTTCCAAATGCGGAAATACAGATTTCAAAGCTGTTTTTATGTCAGACTGCAGTAAACTGATCACAGTAGATGCATGAACCTGGAAGTTCATAAACATTGACAACATAAGTATATAAACCAAAATAGAAACCATCTACAGCATCATTCGGTGCAAGATACTCATTAACCAAACTTAAGTATCCCCAAAAGACTACCAAAAAGGAATTTGTATCTTATCAAAAATAAAGTCCTCACATCAAAGACAGAGTGCTTGTTTGGTAAACAAGAACAAAGTGGGGAAAGGCTTTTGTTTTTTCTCAGCCAAACTTTAAATTGCCCCTCAGCATAGATAATAAGGCATTTGGAGCTGCaaaacaaaatttcaaaacatatcCATGACATGGACGTTGCTTATTTGCTAAACAAGTTGGAGAAACCATAATATTGAAAAGACAGCATGAAAGTGTGATGTACAGGGAAAAAAAAACTAGGCTGGGTGGTATCCAAGATTAGATAGGAAAGCAGGTCACAGTTATGTGCAAAGCACAAGCACATAAGGAAAACGGGGAACCACACCTTCGAAAGATAACTGATAAGGGGGAGAACAACTCTATTTAACCACAACCAACACCCCATACTACTTGACATAGGACTCTGGGCAATAGGAATCCTATATTACCAAAGTCCCTAACACATTTTAACATGAAACACATGCTACATGTGCTCTGAATTATGTGCCTAAAAGAATCACAATTTACAAGAAAAATCCATGTAAAGTTTCTACCAAAACACATTATTCAATGTATCTAGTTAGTTTCTAATCCATAACtaccaagtggcatgccctTGTCAAAGTGACAGTTATAGATAACAATTATCCACATTTTCCACACCAAATCAAGGATTTcaaatcaatttgattttgCATCTGAACAAGGATAACTTTAACAAGCTAGCTTATTTCAGCATTAGCACTACATATAAGTACCAAAACAAAAACCCAACCTCTTTTCCTAGCAAGAGAGGCATGCATGGTTCAACTCTTTACAAATTGATACGAAACAAAAGGTGCAATTTTGAGTCATATATACAGTAAAAGCTTACATCAGCAGAAAGTGGATCCACTAACTCCACACCAGCAATGTCAAGAGAATGGGAAGAAGCAAGTGTTCCCCCACAGCCAGCATGGATCATTGAAGGACCACAACAAAATCCACGCCTCCACTGTTCTTGCAGTGCGAGCAAACCATAAGGACCATCACCACAATCCACATCCAAGGCCaaatcaacaaaggaaatagcttGTTGGACAAGCAATGCAATCCCATCAAGAAGTTCCTGAAGTGGTTTCCGTTGACTGTAAGAAAGGAGACCTTCATCACTGAATGAATTATGAGAATAAGAAGGACCAACTTCCATGTTTGGTGAACTTGAAGGTTTCATGGGTTTCGAAACTCCTACAGTGCGCCAGACACCAACAGGTGCATTGAGGTGCCCATCAAGCATTCCTCCTTCAATATCACCTGCAATTCTAACAGGTatgttttctttcttcttcacctcATACTTGCCCGATATGTTTTCTGTGGTGGTACTCGGGTCACCAGGAAGCTGATTAAAAAATGCAACCCCAGTTGGCCTACCGAAACCAAGAGGCATAATGTTGCTGGAAGATAAGAGCGTGTGTCGTAGCCTGCACATCGAAGCTTGAAACATAACACACATAACATCAGTTGCCAACAGAGTTTTGGCGGATAGAAGCAAATGTTCTGATTCAAGTGTTCCTTCATTCATCTTCAAGCCAGACTTGGCTACAGCATTAGGACCTATGTTTGAGAATGGAGGTGATACCATGCCGTCAGATTTAACAATGCTGTCATTCTTACATGTAACTGTTTTTTTATCATTGATGTCTTTCCTGGACTCTATATAAGTATAGTAATTCTTTGAGTGGAGATTCATAGTTGCATCATGTGTTCCAGAACATGTTTTGCTATTGATAACCATTCCATTCTTCCCTTCTGATCCTTCAATGCAGGGAGAAGAGGGCGGGGCTGCACCATATAAGTAACTGTTTGTACTAGAATTTGAACTATCTGCTTTTCGTGATTTTGGAAAATATGGGCTTTTGAATAATGTTGTGGACAACTCACTCGAAGGAGTCTCAACAGCTCCAAATTCAGGAGCAAATGTCATCATCGCTTCAGTTTTCATTATATGATCAAACTCCCTTGTATACGACAATTGTGTTTGATTGACTGGACCCGATAACATGGAATTGTTCAAATTATCTTGACTTTTGCTGAGGCATTCCTCCATGGCTGCTGGAGGAGGTGGGTCAAAACTCTCAAAGGAAGGAAATCCAACAGGCAAAAGCATTTGATCTGAAACATCCATGACTCCAACAGGACTGCTGTTGACATCTCCACAATCCGGGGCAGAAAACATAAGTGCCTGAGATTCTGCAGTTCCTGGGGGCTTTTGCCATAAAATTGAACACAATAAGAGACCAAGAAGCAAGAGAAAACAATGCTAGAATGTAAAATGAAGCTTCTGAATTTGCAGTCTCCATGTGCTAGTGTTAACAAATAAGATTCTCAGTAATTATTGGAAATTTTAGAAGTTAGGCAATTAACCAAAGGACAATGTCATACTCGCACCTTGActtgaaaaatacaaaaatagaTAAAAGTAGGAAGGTTCAGGTTTTGTACAATAATGAcgagagaaaaaaatataactatttgAACAAGTAGATGGCAATAGATAATGATAGGTCAAGTGTATACAATGTAAtgatttgaataaaaaatttactatttaaaaGAGCTTGAGCGTGTTGCAGAATGTCTAAACATTGAAGTCACAATTAACAGCTCTTACAACTCAGacttttaaaaagaaaaatttgtgCATCAAATGAAGGAATTCTCACTATACCTCTCCAAAAGGCAAAACATCATTTTCAAAGAAGTCACCAAAATCACCAAACTCAGAAAGAAGGGCTTGAATATCCATTTCCACTCCTCTATCATCATCACCCCAGTCCCAATAAGACCCAATTGGCTCATTTCCTACTCCTGTGATGGCTGAATTGTTAACTTCCATGGAACCAAAATCTGACATGTAAGCATCTTGCATAGGGACATTTGTAGCTGTACTTAATGATTCTGTCACCCCCGCTCGAGATCGCTTAGAACCCTGCATAGAAATTAGAGCCATCATAACACCACACATTTCATGAAGTAAGGATCAGCAAAGAGGAAAATTGAAAATACTACTTCCTCAAGAAGCCTATAATAATACACAGAATATTGAATAATGTCAAACAGTGTTTCATAACTCCTTTATGGCATCCCTTTGGCATTTTGCTTATGCTTTCTTACATGAATTATCCACTAAAGACTTGGTTGTTAACTTTTTGCTTTCTTTGTGAGGACACAATCATTCTTCTcaacaaataatataatttaaattcaatacGTATAATAAGCAGTTCTATCAATTCATATTAAAACAATAATTAAGCCACCTTGATATCGATATCATCAAACAAGTGGCCAACTTATGATGTTCTAAGCATCACTGCGTTACTATTTTGCAGAGAAAATGCTTAACTGGCCCACCGACTGTATGAAAAATGCATCGCCGTAGTATTTATActggaatttatttataatttatccCATACTCATAACAGGCACCAAAGGATACTGTTGACtagatcaaatcaaaatcagaTTCCTAATTTATTTCATGAATCTTTTCTGTAAatagaattaattataatatcCTTTCCAGTTTTAGTTTAGCTTATTTTTAGGGATTTTATGATTAGAAATCTTTCCTTATTTTAGGCTAGtatttttcctatttttaagttatttctaTTTCTGTAATTCCTCTATAAAGAGATGATTTCCTGTACATTTGAATATACATAATATTCAGACACTTCAAGTTGGTATCAGAGCAGAATCTCTGCACTGTGCCTCTGATTTATAGATATGGCTGACAGTTCCTCAGTCATTAATCATGAGGCTGAACAGGTTGAGCAGCTCATAAGGCTGTTAAATTCCAGTTCTTTATCTAGTACTCCTAGTGGTTCTTTGGCTCAAACAGGTAATTTTAGTATTCCTATGTCCCTTAACTGCACCTCAAACTTGAATGCACCATGGATTGTCGATTCAGGTGCATCTGACCATATGACCAGCCTCTCTCCTTTATTTAAAACTTATTCTCCTTCTTTTGAAAATGAGAAAATTAGAGTTGCTGATGGTAGTTTTTCATCCATTGCTGGAAAAGGTACCATTAAATTGTCCAAAAACATTGACCTAAAAAATGTCCTACATGTACCAAAGCTGTCTTGTAATCTCCTCTCTATTAGTAAAATCTGCAAGGATTCCAATTGTGCTGTGACATTCTTTGATACTCATGGTATTTTTCAGGACCGAACTTCGGGGAAGATGATTGGCAGTGCTAAGATGATGGACGGGCTCTATCATTTTGAGGATATTTCGGAAGATAAAGTAGCTCAAGGATTTAGTGGTAATAGTTCTATGTCTATAAAGGACCAAATAATGCTCTGGCACAATAGACTAGGACACCCTAATTTTCCATATCTCAAACATTTGTTTCCAAGTTTGTTTAAGAATATTGATTCTTCCTTACTTAAATGTGAAAGTTGTATTCGTGCAAAGAGTCATAGAGTTCCTTATTACTCTCAACCTTATCATGCATCTAAACCTTTCCAGTTGATTCATAGTGATGTATGGGGTCCATCGAAAATAACAACCCAATTTGGAAAGAAATGGTTTGTGACTTTTATCGATGACCACACACGACTATGTTGGATCTATCTCATGCATGAAAAATCTGAGGtttctaaaatttttcaatatttttcaaaaatggtaGAAACTCAATTTGACACAAAAATTTCAATCTTAAGAAGTGATAATGGTACTGAATTCTTTAACAAAAATCTTGGTGAATTTCTTCAAAAAAAAGGTATTCAACATCAATCTACATGCCCCAAtacacctcaacaaaatggcATTGCTGAAAGGAAGAATAAACATCTTCTTGAAGTAGCACGTGCCATTATGTTTGAGGGTAATGTTCCAAAGTATTTATGGGGGGATGCTGTCCTAACAGCAGCCTATCTCATAAATCGAATGCCTACGCGTGTGTTAAATTACTGCACACAGTTGGATACTTTCAAAAAGAATTTTCCAACATGTAGATTGTATTCTGATTTACCTTTAAAAGTATTTGGTTGTACTGTATTTTTGCATACACCTTCACCCCGAAGTAAACTTGATCCAAGGGCAGAAAAATGCATTTTTATTGGCTATTCCCCAAGTCAAAAGGGTTATAAATGTTTCAATCCACACACAAAAAAATGTCATGTAAGCATGGATGTTACTTTTTTGGAACATGAAACACTTTTTCAGAAAAAATTTCTTCAGGGGGAGAGTTCAAGGGGAGAAAATTTTTTGCATGAACCTTTACCCACTCCTATCTTACATATTGAGGATACAACTTTCACTGATCAAACAAATTCTGAAATAATTGCAAAGAAAAATGTGGAAATCAATTCTGAAATTGTGCCAGAACTAGTTGGAAtacaaatagaaaaagaaatacCACAATCAGAAAAGGAGCTTCGATGTTATGTTCGGAAATATCCCAAGAAGAATAGAGACCAGCCCATCATCTCTGTACCAACCCAATCTGAAAACCCGGAAGACGGCCCAACTGTAGTACCTGAAGATCTTCCAGGTAAATCTGAAATTGTCACTTCTAATAATAATTTGCCAATAGCCCTTAGGAAAGAAACCAGAACCTGCACCAAAAAGGTACTTAAAACCAGCACCAACCATCCTATTTCCAATTATGTCTCTTACCAAAATCTCTCTCAAAAATATCGAGCTTTTACTTCTAAAATTACAAATCTGTTTGAGCCTAGGAATATAGAGGAAGCACTAGATGATCCCAATTGGAAATTAGCAGTGATGGAAGAGTGGCATGCACTCAAGAAGAATGAAACTTGGGAGATTGTAGATCTGCCACAGAATGCAAAATTGGTTGGCTGCAGCTGGGTTTTCAACATCAAGTGCAATGCTGATGGAAGCATAGAGAGGTATAAGGCTAGGTTAGTAGCTAGGGGATTTACACAAACCTATGGAGTAGATTATCGAGAGACCTTTGCTCCAGTTGCTAAACTCAACTCTGTGCGGATTCTCTTATCT
Above is a genomic segment from Arachis stenosperma cultivar V10309 chromosome 1, arast.V10309.gnm1.PFL2, whole genome shotgun sequence containing:
- the LOC130966622 gene encoding mediator of RNA polymerase II transcription subunit 13, encoding MWTNVFKIGGLHQLSWFQFLPNEPDPCFLPDKSNKVDQKDAAMLAVISSHLQLQKEGFLSAWTNSFVGPWDPSQGLHNPDEKIKLWLFIPGRHSSVIETAQSAVSGLRVVASGLWLAPGDVEEVAAALSQALRNCIERALNGLYYMRFGEVFSKFHHFQSEELFRKGQPTVEFVFAATEEAIFVHVIVSSKHIRMLSSGDLEKVLKHSMEAKYRLPVIVSPHGIRGSLVGSSPSDLVKQSYFSSSSKFRASSGIIGLPNHVSQGVGCQLRGQNCYVEVSLGFPRLGTDKALQSNKNSVRNLSKLHVAESPAAGRSDHKGSPDHLSDCEKTFLYPAEAVLVPVLQTSLARSSLRRFWLQNWMGPSLPGSSSFIHCAANVDSVEDPWAEINGSRMQNSYDSSSNSNSSSISSISASSSDSDYKTTGPNELEADADSLTCRQSVVSFGDQLESDGPKLGSKRSRAGVTESLSTATNVPMQDAYMSDFGSMEVNNSAITGVGNEPIGSYWDWGDDDRGVEMDIQALLSEFGDFGDFFENDVLPFGEPPGTAESQALMFSAPDCGDVNSSPVGVMDVSDQMLLPVGFPSFESFDPPPPAAMEECLSKSQDNLNNSMLSGPVNQTQLSYTREFDHIMKTEAMMTFAPEFGAVETPSSELSTTLFKSPYFPKSRKADSSNSSTNSYLYGAAPPSSPCIEGSEGKNGMVINSKTCSGTHDATMNLHSKNYYTYIESRKDINDKKTVTCKNDSIVKSDGMVSPPFSNIGPNAVAKSGLKMNEGTLESEHLLLSAKTLLATDVMCVMFQASMCRLRHTLLSSSNIMPLGFGRPTGVAFFNQLPGDPSTTTENISGKYEVKKKENIPVRIAGDIEGGMLDGHLNAPVGVWRTVGVSKPMKPSSSPNMEVGPSYSHNSFSDEGLLSYSQRKPLQELLDGIALLVQQAISFVDLALDVDCGDGPYGLLALQEQWRRGFCCGPSMIHAGCGGTLASSHSLDIAGVELVDPLSADVHASTVISLLQSDIKTALKSVFPHLEGPLSVTDWCKGRNQSVDTGSILDGVSAESGISECRDSSEPMSPSQSSIGGSSSIKVSNMIDGAKVEENSQRRSGQDMCSSESEQQPCPRLKPTIIALPFPSLLVGYQDDWLKTSANCLQHWEKAPLEPYGLPKPLTYHVVCPDIDPLTSAAADFFQQLGTVYETCKLGTHSPQGLGNQMEIESGKLSSCGFVLLDCPQSMKIESSNASLVGSISDYFLSLSNGWDLTSYLKSLSKALRALKLGSCFSSNPSEGSNSSCMVIYVVCPFPDPSAVLQTVIESSVAIGSVIQQSDRERRSLLHSQVSKALNVSATVDETSASNILVLSGFSIPKLVLQIVTVDAIFRVTSPSVSELVILKETAFTVYSKARRISRGVSSDFSQSAFSSRSHSVLTQMPSPISGMWKDCVGPRMTGHSIPREGDIDASLRTGTWDNSWQPTRTGGLSCDPSRSVDHFLQDETRYMFEPLFILAEPGSVEHGVSAVGSPNSDSSKTMADDGSGNYMQNTTGSADSASSIDGSGSDQKTLPSLHCCYGWTEDWRWLVCIWTDSRGELLDSNIFPFGGISGRQDTKGLQCLFVQVLQQGCLILQSCDTGLAKPRDFVIARIGGFFELEYLEWQKAIYSVGGSEMKKWPMQLRKSMSDGLSATSNGSSLQQPEMSMIPERALPSSPSPLYSPHAKPTGFMKGSLGQPAARKQLMAGHMVDNSRGLLHWAQSISFVSVSMDHTLQLVLPADSSPGYIEGFTPVKSLGSASSAYILIPSPSMRFLPPTTLQLPTCLTAESPPLAHLLHSKGSALPLSTGFVVSKAVPSMRKDYRSNLKEEWPSVLSVSLIDYYGGTNIPQEKILRGINKQGGRIPSWEAKDFEIETHLVLESLAAELHALSWMTVSPTYLERRTALPFHCDMVLRLRRLLHFADKELSKQSEKS